Genomic window (Arcobacter aquimarinus):
TTGGATTTCTATATTCAGCAAAACTAAAATGAAAACGGCTCTCTAACCAACCAAGATTTGATGTTCCCATATTTTCTTTTAGTAATTTTTTTAACATAATTTATCCTTTGAATATATAACTTTCCATAGAAATAGCACGATTTAAAATTTCATTATTAAATCCGATTCCTACATAATCAAAACTTGCACCTAATGCTACAAAAAGTGGTAAAAAATGTTCATAACTTGGATGCATTTGATAAAAGTTTTCAATTTTCTCAAACTCTAAGATTTGTGAAATATCACCATTTTTGAGTATGGTTTTTATTTTTTCATTAAATTTTATTACTAAATTATCTGCTTCTTCAAATGGATTATAAGAGACATTTCGTAAATTGTGAGTGATAGAACCACTAGCAATTATTAAAGAATCATCTCTTATATTTCTTAGTTTTTCACCTATTTTTAAAAGTTCTTTTGCTGAATAATCAAAAGGAAGTGAAATTTGAATTACTGGAATATTAATTTCTTTAAACATCATATAAAGTGGAGTCCAAACTCCATGATCAAAACTTGTTCGATTTTTATCAATGCTTGGATTAAACTCTTTTAGAATTTCAAGTAAATGATTTGTAATGTTAATATCACTTTTTATTGGATATTTTATTTTATAAAGTTCTTCTTCAAAACTATAAAAATCATACATTAAATCTTTGGCTAAAGGATTAATGATTTTTAATCCTTTAGTATGCCAATGAGCAGATATAACAACTATATATTTTGGTTTCTTAAACTCTTTTGTAATATTTTTAAAATTAATTTTAGTTTTCGAGTCTACCAAAATTGTATTTGGTGCACCATGTGAAATAAATAGTGTTGGATTCATTTAAATTATTTTGCCAATTTACCTTGAACATCAATTACAAGTTTTACTTCATCAGAAACAGCAACTCCACCTGTTTCTAAAACTTTATTCCATGTAATTCCAAAATCACTTCTTTTGATTTTTCCACTTAAAGCAAAACCAGCTTTATCTCCCATAATCCCACCATTATCTAAATCTAACTTAATATTTTTTGTTACACCTTTCATAGTAAAATCACCATAAATTGCATCATTTTCAATTTTTGTTGATTTAAAAGTAATTTTTGGGAATTTTTCAGCATCAAAAATATCATCAGCTTTTAAGTGAGCATCTCTTTTTTCATTTGCTGTATTTATTGAAGAAACTGCTATTTCACCATTTAAAGATTTTAATGTATTTGTTTTTTCATCATATTCAAAATTTCCAGTAAATTCATTGAAGTTACCAGATACATTTGTAATCATCATGTGTTTAACTGTAAAACCTACATTTGTATGTGAATTATCAATATTATAATTTCCTGCAAATAATGCACTTGAAACAACAAGTGAAGCTAGTCCTAATTTAATTAATTTCATTTTTTTCCTTTTGTTTGTTAGTTTGCTTTGTAAATTTTGTCTAATAAATCATATAAAGTATTTAGCTCTTCATCACTTAAAACCTCTAAAGCTATTTTTAAATTTTTCGCATGATTTGGAAAAACTTGTTCTATTATTTGAGTTCCTTTTTCTGTAATTGATAAAATAGAAGCTCTATTATCATTTGGATCTTTTATAGAAGTAATCCAGTTATCTCTTAATAAATTTTTAATAACAACAGTAGTATTTCCAGGTGTTCCCATAGTAAGTTTTGTGATAGAACCTATATTTAAATTACCTTTGTGATATAAAACTTCTAATACTTTAAACTGATTAAATGTAAGGTCATGTTTTGATAAATAATTAACGGTTAAGTGATTTAATTTTAAATTTGTTCTTTCTAATTTAACAACAGTTTTCATAGCTTTATCTGTTCTTTTTCCATAAGATTTTAACGGTTTATTATTCATTTACATACTCCTTGTCGAAATTATATTACTAATTAGTAGTAATGTCAAGAGCTTTTATATTAATAGGGAATACTTAACCTTTTCATAATGATTTTTTAGATAAAATGTTTCGTTTTGCTATAAAAGAATGAAAATATAAGGATAATGAAATGCTATTAACACCAGGTCCAACTCCTGTACCAGAATTTGTTAGAAAAGCAATGTCAGATGTTACTATACATCATAGAACTGAAGAGTTTGAAACTATTTTTAAAAATACTAGAGAATTATTATTAGAATTATACGGAATGCCTGAAGTTGTAATGTTAGCTTCAAGTGGAACAGGTGCAATGGAGGCTTGTGTTACAAATTTAACACATAAAAAAGCACTTACAATTAATTCAGGAAAATTTGGTGAGAGATTCGGAAAAATTTGTTCAGCTTTTGGTATAGATTATACTGAAATCAAAAATGAATGGAATACTCCAGTATCTGTTGAAGCAGTAGTTGAAGCTATTAAGAATGATTCTTCAATTGATGCTATTTTTATTCAAATTTGTGAAAGTGCTGGTGGATTAAGACAACCAGTTGAGCAAATTGCTGCTGAGGTTAAAAAAATCAATAAAGATATCATGATTATTGCTGATGGAATTACAGCTGTTGGTGTTGAGAAAATTGATGCTACAAATTTGGATGCTGTGGTTACTGGAAGTCAAAAAGCTTTAATGTTACCTCCAGGTCTTGCGATGATTGGTTTTTCAAATGAAGCAGTTGCAAAAATTGAGTTAAAACCAAGAGGTTACTATTTTAATCTTGCAACAGAGATTAAAAAACAAAGAACAAATACAACAGCATGGACAGCAGCAACTACACTTATTATTGGATTAGGTGCAATTTTAGAAAAATTAAAAGCTGATGGATTTGAAAGTTTATATACAAAAACAGCATTAAGAGCAAATGCTACAAGAGAAGCGTTAAAAGCTATTGGTTTTGAAATTTATCCAAAAACTCCTGCAAACGCTATGACAACAGCTTATACTGAGCAATCAAGTGCAATTAGAAAAATATTAAAAAATAAATATAATGTTAATATTGCAGGTGGTCAAGACCATTTAGCTGGTAAAATTTTTAGAATTAATCACATGGGATTAGTTGAAGATTATGAAGCATCTTGGGCAGTTAATGCAGTTGAGTTAGCACTTGATGATTTAGGTATTAGAACTTTTGATGGAACAGCAAATAAAGTTTTTGCATCAAATATGTTTAAAGGAAATTAAGAATAATGATTTTTGAACACGAAATTCCAAAAGGTAGTCGATTATACTTTGGTTCAACAGCTAAGAAAAAAAGAGTATTAGAAAACAAAGTTTGTGATATTTTGGATAATTTAGGATTTGAAGAGATTCTAACACCAAATTTTTCATATTCTCAACATCAAGCTATTGAAAATGATAAGAAATTAATAAAATTTTCAGATGAGCAAAATGAACAAGTATCTTTAAGAGCCGATTCTACTTTGGATGTGGTAAGAATAATTACTAAAAGATTGGGAAGAACAACAACTCACAAAAAATGGTTTTATGTTCAACCTATCTTTACTTATCCTTCAAAAGAAGAGTATCAGATTGGATGTGAGTGGATAGATCATGATAATATTGCTGATATTATGAACTTAACAGCAACTATTTTAAAATCATTACAAATTGAACCAATTTTGCAAATATCAAATATTAATATTCCTAAGTTAGTATGTTCAGAGTTAAATATAGATTTGGAATTATTAAAAAATGGTGAAATAGCAGCACTATTTAAATTAAATTGTGACTGGTTAAATAAACTTCTTAAAGTTAAAGATATAAAAAGTTTAGAAAACGTTATAGAAGTAGTTCCAAATAATATAAAAAGCGAACTTGAAAAGTTACTTCAAAAAGCAAAAGAGGTGGATTATTCAAATATAATAATCGCACCACTTTATTATGGAATGTTAAGGTATTATGATGGCATTTATTATAGGGTTATAAGTGATAATTTAACTTTATGTAAGGGTGGAATGTATTCTAGTGAAGGTATTAGTTCATTAGGTTTTGCATTGTACAGTGATAATTTATTAAAAATTTTAGAGGATTAAGAATGAGGGCAGATGTAATAGTTGGTATCCAATGGGGAGATGAAGGAAAAGGTAAAATAGTTGATATGCTTGCTCAAAAGTATGATATGGTTTGTAGAAGTCAAGGTGGACACAATGCAGGTCATACAATTTGGGTTGATGGTGTTAAATATGCTTTACATTTAATTCCTTCAGGAGTTTTAAATCCAAAAGCTATAAATGTAATTGGAAATGGTGTAGTTTTATCACCTGAAAATATTATCAAAGAGATGAGTCAATTTGAAAATTTAGAAGGAAGATTATTTATTTCTGATAAAGCACATTTAAATCTACCATATCATGCTTTAATTGATCAAGCAAAAGAGAGATTAAAAGGTGATAAAGCTATTGGAACAACTGGAAAAGGAATTGGCCCTGCTTACTCTGATAAAATAAATAGAGTTGGACATAGAGTTGGAGAATTATTAGAACCTTTAAAATTAACAAAATCAATATTAGAATATTTTGAACAAAATAGAGCAATATTTGATGTATTACAAATATCAACTCCTGATGAAAGAGCATTATTAGAAGAATTGACAAATTATAGTGAAAAATTAAAGCCGTTTATTACAAATACTACAAATATGGTTTGGAAAGCATTAGATGAAGGTAAAAGAATTCTATTGGAAGGTGCTCAAGGAACTATGCTTGATATTGACCATGGAACATATCCTTATGTAACTTCATCTTCAACTGTAAGTGCGGGTTCTTGTACAGGTTTAGGGTTAAGTCCTAAAGATGTAGGAATTGTAACTGGTATTACAAAAGCATATTGTACAAGAGTTGGAAATGGTCCATTCCCATCAGAAGATTTTGGTGATGAGGGTGAAACAATGGCTCAAGTTGGTAAAGAATTTGGAACAACTACAGGAAGAAAAAGAAGATGTGGTTGGTTTGATGCTGTTGCTGTTAAACATGCTGGAAGATTAAATGGATGTGATCAATTAGCACTTATGAAACTTGATGTTTTAGATGGATTTAAAACTATAAAAATTTGTGTTGCTTATGAATTAAATGGAGAAAGAATAGATTATGTTCCTTCTAGTTTAGATGATGTTAAAGCAATTTATGAAGAGATTGATGGATGGGATAGTGTTGTAGGAATTAGAGACTATGATAAATTACCAATTAATGCAAAAAAATATATAGAAAAAATAGAAGAAGTAACTTCTGTTAGAGTTGGAATCGTTTCAACATCTCCTGAACGAGATGACACTATTATAAGGGGGTAAGAGGATGAGATTAAAATTACATCATACGCCATATGTCTCTAGAAGAATTACAAGAGATTTAGCTAGCTGTGACTTTGTTGAAGTTAGAAAAGATAAAAGTAGTATAGAAGCAGAAGTTGAAAAAATACTTGATGCTGATATAGAAAAAGAGTTTGCTTTAGATGAAAAAGTACAAGAAATTTTAGATGCCCAAGAAGAAGAGATAGAGTACTTAAATGCAGATAGAAGACAACTTTTTTGGATGACTAAAAAAAGATTAGCAAATGATTTTGGAGTTATTCTAAATAATGAAGATAGATTTTCAGATATTGCTCACAAAATATTAGATTATTTATGGGAAGAAGATTTTATACATTATACTTGTTCTGATAATCAAATTAAAAATGTAATATTTGCTTCTTTAGATGATTTTATAAAAGGTTTTGAAAAAGCAGATAGCGAAGTAATGTCTAAATTAAAAAATTATAAAAGAAAATTGATACCTGGTACTGAAGACTATGATTTGGTTTATCACAGATTATATGAAGAAGAATTAATAAAAAGAGGATTGATATAAATGCAAAAAGTATGGATATATTTAGAAAATGGGACTTTTTTAGAAGCGAAATCTTTTGGTGCAACAGGTACATCTGTTGGAGAAATAGTTTTTAATACATCATTAACTGGTTATCAAGAAATTATCTCAGATCCTTCTTATGCTGGTCAATTCGTAACTTTTACTATGCCAGAAATTGGAAATGTTGGAGTAAATGATGACGATATGGAAAGTAGAAAGTGTCATTGTAAAGGTGTATTAGTTAGAAATTATCACCATGAATATTCAAATTATAGAGCTCAAAATGATTTGGATTCATTACTAAAAGAGCATGGTGTTTTAGGAATATGTGAAATTGATACAAGATATTTAACTAAAATGATAAGAGATGAGGGAGCTATGATGATGATAGCTTCAACTGAAATCTCTTGCAAAGATGAATTAGCAAAACAATTAGCTGCAAGTCCTAGAATTGAAGATATTAATTATATTGAAATCGTATCTACAAAAGAGTCTTATGTTCACAAATCAGGTGCTTGGAATCATGAAATAAAAGCATATAACAAAGCAGTAATGAGTGATAAAAAAGTTGCTGTAATTGATTTTGGTGTAAAAAGAAATATTTTAAATGAACTTGTGAATGTTGGTTTAGAAGTTGAAGTTGTACCTTCTTCTTTTAAAGGTGAAGATTTAATTGCTAGATTTGAAGCTAAAGAAATAGGTGGAGTATTCTTATCAAATGGACCAGGAGACCCATTAACTTTAGTAAATGAAAAAAAAGAAGTTCAAAAATTAATAGAAGCGAACATTCCAATATTTGCAATTTGTTTAGGACATCAAATGCTTTCTATTGCACATGGATATGACACATATAAATTAAAATTTGGACAACATGGTGGTAACCATCCAGTTGCTAATAATGGAGTTGTTGAGATAACAGCACAAAACCATAACTATAATGTTCCTGATAATATTACTGAAATTGCAGATGTCACACATATAAATCTATTTGATAATACAATTGAAGGTGTAAAGTATAAAAATAAAGAGATTTTTTCAGTACAACATCACCCAGAAGCTAGTCCAGGACCACATGAATCAAAATATATCTTCAAACAATTTGCAGATATAGTGAAGTAGATAATTACTTTATTGATTATTTATACATGATTAGTTCACATTTTTATTGTATTATATATCAATTTAAAATAAAGGATTAATTATGAGAAATAGTATAAAATTGCTTGTTTTATTTTTTATTGTTTTTTCAAGTAATTCATTTGGAGACAATAAAAAAAATAAAGATTTGCCACCCGGCTTACAAAAAAAAGTTGAAAGGGGTGGGGAGTTACCTCATGGATGGAAAAAGAAATTAAGAAAAGGTTATACCTTAGATAATAATGTTTTTTCTCATGGGGTTATTTTAAAAGGAAGATATCCATCAGTACCTGGAACTTCTGTATATAGAATAGATGATAAAATAATAAGATTATCAATTGCAACAAGAGAAATAATTGATATTTTAAAATAGAAATTAAAAATTAACAGTAAGTTACTTACTGTTAATTTTAATTAAGAGAAGTAGAAATAAATTTGATAAAGAAGTGATGCAAATATTCCTCCAGCAACACCCGCAATAAGATCATCCCCCATTACACCCCATCCACCAGATACTTTTTCATCAATTTTCCCAATGATAGAAGGTTTCCAAATATCAAAAATTCTAAATCCTATAAATGCTAAAATAGCCATAATTATGAAGTTTGATTCATTTATTCCACAAATAGATAAAGCTATCCACATACCAGCTAATTCATCAATTACAATCTCTTTTCCATCATGAATACCTGTTTCTTTTTCATAAATATCTATTTGTTTAACTGCAATGACTGTAATTAAAATAGCTAACATAAATAAAGTTGAAACATGTAGAAATTGAAGTAAAAAAACACCTAAGATTAATGAAACAAAAGAACCAACAGTTCCAGGTGCTTTGGGACTTAAACCACTAAATCCAACTGTTAAAAAAAACTTTCTAAAATTCATAACATTACCTACTTTTTCTTTTCAATATCTAGTTTTTTTCTTTTTTCCCAAAGAGATTTTCTTGAAATTCCTAGTTTTTTTGATAATTCTGTATCAGGATATTTATTTTGATAAGAGATAACCATCATTTTCACGTAATCATTTATAGTCATGATATTTGCATTACCAAGCAGTATTTTTTCATCATTAAACTCTATTTTTCTAAAAGGAAATTCATCTTCTACTTCTAAACTAGAAATAACACAATTTTTATCTTCAATAATTTTATGTAATTGTTCTTTCATATTTTTTTTCAAAGAGTGATAATTTGTTAGATAAATGATAACCTTACGCGATATAGAATTTAACTCTTTTAACCAATTAGAAGAAGTTAAAGAGATAAAACAAATTGGTAAATCTATTCTTTTAGATAGTTCAAAAACCAATTTATCTGCACATTTTTGAGAATTAGTTTCTATCAATGTTGGAAAAGATGATGGTAATAAAATATCACTTGTATCTATATCTTCCATAGTAAAATTAAAATACTCTCTTAGTGTTTGAAGTTCTCTTCGCATACTTCTACACTCTTTATAATGATAAATTTTTCTTACAAGCTCGTCCATTATAAAAGGCTTCATAATATAATCTTTTGCACCATCTTTTATAGGGTTAGTAACTGTTTCATCCGAGATATAAGATACAAGAAGTAAAATAATAGAAGTATCGCAATATTTTTTTATAATACTTTTACATAAACTAGATGGCAAAGAAGTAGAAAGTAGCACGGTATCATAATCTTTTGTTAGATTGTCAATGTTAGGTGATTCTATATAATCACAGCTATGCCCATCATCAAGTAATCTTGAAACTACTTTTTGAGCTAAATAGATTTCATTTTCGATAATTAATATATTCATTTTTGTTTCCAATTATAATATTTCAATGTTGCTATACTTTGAACAGCTAAACCTTCCGCACGACCTATAAATCCCATCTTTTCAGCAGTAGTAGCTTTTATATTTATAAACTGTTTTTCAATATTCAATAACGCAGATAAAGAATTTTTTATTTCATGTTTAAAAGGATTTATTTTTGGTTTCTGAGCAATAATTGTTGTATCAATATTTACAATTTCATATCCAACATTATAAATAAATCTAACAATATGTTCTAACAACAATTTTGAATCAATTCCTTTATACTTTAAATCAGTATCAGGGAAAAATTCACCAATATCTCCAGCTCCACAAGCTCCCAATAGTGCATCAATAATAGAGTGTATTAAAACATCACCATCACTATGTGCTTTAAATCCATAATCATAAGGAAGTTTAACTCCACCTAAAAACATCTCTTTATTATCTTCAAAAGCATGTATATCAAAGCCTATTCCTGTGAAGAAATTATTTGAAGGTTCTTTTAAGCAAGGAAGTTCTTCTAACTCATTTCCAAGAGTAAGTTTTTTACTTTCATTACTTCCTTGAATATATTTGATTGTTCCATTTATTGCTTTTATAGCTGAACTTTCATCTGTAAATTCAGTATTAGTATTTAAGGCTTTTTTTAAAGTTGAAGTTAGGGAAAGTTGAGGAGTCTGGATTAGTTTAACTTCATCGCGATTAATAGTATTTGTTTCATAAATTACTGTATCAGTAACATTTAAAATAGGAACAATGCAATCAGCACAATTTTTTTGGTCTAAAAGATTTTTAATTACATTTTGGGGAATACAAGCACGTGCTACATCACTTATCATTACATATTTTGTTGTTACAAATTCTAATGAGTTTAAAATAGATTTTTGTCTAGTCTCCCCACCTTTTACAAAAGTAAAATCATCAGTGAAGTTTTTCATATAGTTTAATTCATCTTCGTGAGAAGCTACAATAATTTTTGCAAAATTTGAAAAAGAAGCCAATCTTTGTGTAACATTTAGCCATAAAGGAATATTATCTATTCTTATCCATTGTTTTTTTGTTTTATGTTCAAAACGTGTGGAATTACCAGCGCAAAGAACTATAAGTGTAACATCTAACAACAAAACCCCTTTGTGTAAAAAAGTTACAAATTATACAATAATTTTACTTATCTTTGCTTAAGTATTCTCTTCTATTACAGCTTTTATAACATCAATAGAATTTAAAAAATTTTCGACATCAAAATTATAAAGTGCCACTTTTTCTAAGGCTTTTTCAATATTTTTATCACTAAGTGGATATCTAACATCACACAATATTTTAATTATTTGGAGAATTTGTGCTTTTTGTTGAAACTCTTTTGGACAATTTTCTATATCTTCAGCAAAAGCAATAGGAAATATTATATTATGGCTCAATTGCCAATTCTTGAAGATATTAGCTGTAATTCTAGCACAGGTAAAACCAGTAAATGTTTCTTCACAATAACTAGTATCTTTTGTTTCTTCTAATTCTTTTAAGAATTCTTCAGTTTTTTTCTCGTTTTGTATGGCTTGAGAAATTACAAATTTACCAATTTCTTGTAGAAAAGCAGGAAGTAATAGTTCATTTTTTAAATCAAAATTTATTGTTGAAATCCAAGTATTTACTATATTTGTGGCTAAAGAACAACTAAATAAAAAGTCATCATTAGTAACAGCATACGCAAGAAGATTTGATTTTATTGATTCATTAATTGAAGAACCAATAGCAATAGAAATAGCAAATTTTATTCCTAAAAGATTTATCGCACGACTAAGTGTTTCTACCTTACTTCTAAATCCAAACATACTAGAATTTGCTACTTTTAATATATTTGCAACAATTAAAGGATCTTTTTTTAAAATTTCTAAAAGTTCTTCTACATTTGTACTATCTTTTTTTCTAAAATTATCAAGTTCTATTATATTATTTGGTAAAGGAGGCAAATTATTAATTTGATTAATTATATGTTTTTTCATTTCAATCCTAAAATATTAATAATTTAGTTCTATTTCATCATCATCAAGATAAAAATTTAATTTTTTTTGATTAAATATTTCAATAATTGTTGAAATTTGAAGTTTAATTATTTCAGAATAATGATAAAAAATTGTATAAAAATTATTTTCATTAGATTTTGGAATTAAAAATTCTATATTAAAATTGGAATTTATATTAATAATTTCTTTTTTTAAATCATTTTCTAAAATTATTGTTTCATTATTCTGAGTTAATAAAACTTTACATAAATTATAAAAAATTTTCTCTTCAATAAAATTAGTTGAAATTTTTTCTATTTCTTTAAAATCTCTATTTTCATTGAAACTTTTATCTTTCAATAAATCAAAAAAATGTGATATATCTTTTTCTTTTTTTATTAAGAATTCTTTTATTAATTTACTTTCATTTGTTATTTCCAAATTTTTAACTATAAGTTCTTTATTTTTAGAGTAAATTTTATCATTACTATAATTCCCACTTAAAAAAAGGAAAATTACATAAAAGTTTTTTGATTTATTAGTATAAGAAATATTTGATGAATATAATAGAGATAAATTAAGATAAATTCTTGAATATATAGATACAAGATGCGAATTAAAACTATTTTGAAGAGTATATGACGCAATTTTTGAAAATAGTTCGTCTAAATTATCATCAAGGGGTTTATTTAAAAATTTTTTTATAAAAAGATTAAAAATTGCTAATTTAAAAAATTCTAAATAATCATTTTTTATTATATTTGAATCAACTAAAATTTGTGCAATATGAATAAAAGTGTAAGATTTTATTTCCGAAACAAAAAACAGTATTCTATAAATAGTCTCTAGATTTTTGTTATCAAAATTTTTATTAGATAGAATGAAATCATTTATTACTTCTTGATATGTGTATATTTTATTAGAAGAAGAAAAATTGTAATTGTATAAAAAAGATTTAATTAAAATTTTTTCAAATTGCTCAATACTATTAGGAATCTTCTCATTTTCATCTATAGAAAATTTCTTATAGTAAGTTTTTACTATTTTTTGAAAATATTCATTATTAAAATAAAAATCTATTTTTTTGTTCTTCAATTCTTTTATCATTTTCAAAAGAAGAATAGAAGCATAATTTCTAAATTTAAAAAACTCTAAATCTTTATCTATATCTTTTTCATATCCAAAATTATTATTACTTGATAAAGTAAAACCATCTTCTTGTTTTTCAAGAGATAATAAATAATTTTTGAAATAATCATCTAAATCATTGTTTTTTAAAGTGATGTTTTCCAAATGTGAAAAATAATAAAGATATTTTCCTTGTAAGTTATTTATTTTACAAAGTTCATAATCATCAAGCTGTATAGTGAATTTTATTATATTTATAGTTTCTGTCATTAGTTCAATAATTTCAAAAATATCAGATTTTTTTATCATATTTATTGAATAACTAGCGATTAATTGAATTAATGTTTTTAATAAAATAATGTATGAAGTAAATGTTACAAAAAAAAGCTTTTTATTTGTGAAAAACAAATCTTTTAAATAGCTTTCATAAAACCTAAAAATTTCACTTATAGGTTGTAAATCATCTGCATTTGATATGTTCAAAATATTTTTATTTGTTCCAATAGAAGTTATAAAAATTATCAAATTTATTTCATTTGTAAAATCAATATTATCATTGTCATTTATTAGATTATGGAGTTTTTTATTTAAAAAATCATTTATTTGTTCTTTAAAAAATATATTATTTAAAAAAAGTGATTCTATATCTTTTGGTATCTCTTTTTTTTCCATAAAAAGATTGAGAGTATAATTTATAATATATAAAAAACTTTTTTCTGTGGAACTGATAAGTTTATTTTCATTTTCTAAAATAGAGTATTTTTCAGTTAAAAAATTTATTTCTTGTATGTTTGATTGATATTGTAATTCCTCATTTGTAAATAATGAAAAATTAGAGGTATGATTATTATTTTCATTTTGAATCATTGTACACTCCATATCTATTTGTTGAATATTATATAGAAAAGAAACTTATATCAATAATAATTTCAAAATATCTAAACTACTTAAGATTATATAAATATATTTGGCTATAATCACTTTACAATTTAAAAAATATTATAGGATTTTAAAATGAGAAATTGGTTAGACAATCATAAAAATGACAAAGTTAGAACTCAAATGTATTATGCAAAACAAGGAATTATTACTCCTGATATGGAGTATGTAGCAAAAGTTGAAAAACTTGAACCTGAACTTGTAAGAAGTGAAATTGCAAGGGGAAGATTAATAATTCCAGCAAATGTAAATCATAAACATTTAGTTCCAATGTCAATTGGAATTGCATCTTCTTGTAAGATAAATGC
Coding sequences:
- a CDS encoding DUF507 family protein, with protein sequence MRLKLHHTPYVSRRITRDLASCDFVEVRKDKSSIEAEVEKILDADIEKEFALDEKVQEILDAQEEEIEYLNADRRQLFWMTKKRLANDFGVILNNEDRFSDIAHKILDYLWEEDFIHYTCSDNQIKNVIFASLDDFIKGFEKADSEVMSKLKNYKRKLIPGTEDYDLVYHRLYEEELIKRGLI
- a CDS encoding YceI family protein, producing the protein MKLIKLGLASLVVSSALFAGNYNIDNSHTNVGFTVKHMMITNVSGNFNEFTGNFEYDEKTNTLKSLNGEIAVSSINTANEKRDAHLKADDIFDAEKFPKITFKSTKIENDAIYGDFTMKGVTKNIKLDLDNGGIMGDKAGFALSGKIKRSDFGITWNKVLETGGVAVSDEVKLVIDVQGKLAK
- a CDS encoding MarR family winged helix-turn-helix transcriptional regulator; translated protein: MNNKPLKSYGKRTDKAMKTVVKLERTNLKLNHLTVNYLSKHDLTFNQFKVLEVLYHKGNLNIGSITKLTMGTPGNTTVVIKNLLRDNWITSIKDPNDNRASILSITEKGTQIIEQVFPNHAKNLKIALEVLSDEELNTLYDLLDKIYKAN
- the carA gene encoding glutamine-hydrolyzing carbamoyl-phosphate synthase small subunit, whose protein sequence is MQKVWIYLENGTFLEAKSFGATGTSVGEIVFNTSLTGYQEIISDPSYAGQFVTFTMPEIGNVGVNDDDMESRKCHCKGVLVRNYHHEYSNYRAQNDLDSLLKEHGVLGICEIDTRYLTKMIRDEGAMMMIASTEISCKDELAKQLAASPRIEDINYIEIVSTKESYVHKSGAWNHEIKAYNKAVMSDKKVAVIDFGVKRNILNELVNVGLEVEVVPSSFKGEDLIARFEAKEIGGVFLSNGPGDPLTLVNEKKEVQKLIEANIPIFAICLGHQMLSIAHGYDTYKLKFGQHGGNHPVANNGVVEITAQNHNYNVPDNITEIADVTHINLFDNTIEGVKYKNKEIFSVQHHPEASPGPHESKYIFKQFADIVK
- a CDS encoding pyridoxal-phosphate-dependent aminotransferase family protein, with amino-acid sequence MLLTPGPTPVPEFVRKAMSDVTIHHRTEEFETIFKNTRELLLELYGMPEVVMLASSGTGAMEACVTNLTHKKALTINSGKFGERFGKICSAFGIDYTEIKNEWNTPVSVEAVVEAIKNDSSIDAIFIQICESAGGLRQPVEQIAAEVKKINKDIMIIADGITAVGVEKIDATNLDAVVTGSQKALMLPPGLAMIGFSNEAVAKIELKPRGYYFNLATEIKKQRTNTTAWTAATTLIIGLGAILEKLKADGFESLYTKTALRANATREALKAIGFEIYPKTPANAMTTAYTEQSSAIRKILKNKYNVNIAGGQDHLAGKIFRINHMGLVEDYEASWAVNAVELALDDLGIRTFDGTANKVFASNMFKGN
- a CDS encoding adenylosuccinate synthase, translated to MRADVIVGIQWGDEGKGKIVDMLAQKYDMVCRSQGGHNAGHTIWVDGVKYALHLIPSGVLNPKAINVIGNGVVLSPENIIKEMSQFENLEGRLFISDKAHLNLPYHALIDQAKERLKGDKAIGTTGKGIGPAYSDKINRVGHRVGELLEPLKLTKSILEYFEQNRAIFDVLQISTPDERALLEELTNYSEKLKPFITNTTNMVWKALDEGKRILLEGAQGTMLDIDHGTYPYVTSSSTVSAGSCTGLGLSPKDVGIVTGITKAYCTRVGNGPFPSEDFGDEGETMAQVGKEFGTTTGRKRRCGWFDAVAVKHAGRLNGCDQLALMKLDVLDGFKTIKICVAYELNGERIDYVPSSLDDVKAIYEEIDGWDSVVGIRDYDKLPINAKKYIEKIEEVTSVRVGIVSTSPERDDTIIRG
- a CDS encoding ATP phosphoribosyltransferase regulatory subunit, which encodes MIFEHEIPKGSRLYFGSTAKKKRVLENKVCDILDNLGFEEILTPNFSYSQHQAIENDKKLIKFSDEQNEQVSLRADSTLDVVRIITKRLGRTTTHKKWFYVQPIFTYPSKEEYQIGCEWIDHDNIADIMNLTATILKSLQIEPILQISNINIPKLVCSELNIDLELLKNGEIAALFKLNCDWLNKLLKVKDIKSLENVIEVVPNNIKSELEKLLQKAKEVDYSNIIIAPLYYGMLRYYDGIYYRVISDNLTLCKGGMYSSEGISSLGFALYSDNLLKILED
- a CDS encoding DODA-type extradiol aromatic ring-opening family dioxygenase, translated to MNPTLFISHGAPNTILVDSKTKINFKNITKEFKKPKYIVVISAHWHTKGLKIINPLAKDLMYDFYSFEEELYKIKYPIKSDINITNHLLEILKEFNPSIDKNRTSFDHGVWTPLYMMFKEINIPVIQISLPFDYSAKELLKIGEKLRNIRDDSLIIASGSITHNLRNVSYNPFEEADNLVIKFNEKIKTILKNGDISQILEFEKIENFYQMHPSYEHFLPLFVALGASFDYVGIGFNNEILNRAISMESYIFKG